In Rosa chinensis cultivar Old Blush chromosome 1, RchiOBHm-V2, whole genome shotgun sequence, a genomic segment contains:
- the LOC112180892 gene encoding putative disease resistance RPP13-like protein 1 isoform X2 encodes MLRRSKSGTQMSKLGSRTSELQLMMPRTYWVASPMMLSNHKTANMRERVESKMIKIIDVLEEIAKQKDVLRLREDSGGIESGFDGLPTTPMLGDKSHVYGRESDKKEIIALLKSGKNDREVSIIPIVGMGGIGKTTLAQLVYNDAKVSSYFNLRAWACVSDVFDVQRITKTLVDSATKSSCSTNNLELLQEQLKIRLKNKKFLFVLDDVWNDKYESWDKLRVPFTVGAPGSKIIITTRNKTVASLMGTVPTYCLEGLSDSDCWLLFEQIVFQNRNLDAYPKLKVIGKKIADKCKGLPLAAKALGGLLRAEPELDENYWNDILNSKLWKLADSTILPALRLSYHHLPGHLKRCFAYCSMFPKDYEYEREMLILLWMAEGFVPEPEGNQRIEDVAGRYVSDFLSRSFFQHTSDKSRLVMHDLIHDLAQSVSGKTFVRLEENSENHKKSTKARHLSYTRGSKDVFQKFEAFSEVDCLRTFLPLDPLQGFNVSGLSDKVPCDMMPKLRLLRVLSFSGYLIEKLPDSIGNLKHLRYLNLSYCQIEELPEPTSSLYNLQTLILFRCRSLTMLPADIGNLRNLRHLNIQGTRLKSMPLGMGRLVNLQILSDFIVGKAMGKGIAELKDLSHLRGSVSILCLHDVSSVRDAIEARLEVKKHLDDLVLEWSSSTDGSRNEEIETEVLDALQPHENLKKLTIKYYGGTEFPYWMGNPLFTNMAYLHLYGCIKCTSLPPLGQLPSLKDLIIEAMHGIQRVGMDFFGDDDGSTIFFPSLETLKFEDMKEWEKWSSSEDERLKGFPSLRELSIFRCPKLTKFTRGFASLEKLLIKNCGAITTFSQNPALGNLEPVEFPSLNLEPVEFPSLQLLVLVGCSELENLPFSLPLLKMLDIEGCKKLAALPRMVELSTLYLIDSNAELLGSKMEFSSLTSLHLTDIPDVKHLPEGFIQQSAKLEKLSLTSFPDLEYLADDRVGLAHLVSLQRLTISHCPKFVALPDELPPVLKYLDLKHCPSLMKLPGKLHNLECLAELQIEWCSKIEAFPDVGLPDKLKRLVIRECGALKTLPQELLCNNNFLEYLEVHKCPSLVSVLEEGNLPSTLTHMKFYYCKILGSLPEGLMHKDNMTLKYLEIDNCSSLMSFPNGELPTSLERLEISDCSNFQTLPLSLLNLTNLETLEVKSCPLLQDFPEGGLPPNIKFVTISECKNLKSLPKFFHKLKCLQNLEISGCPSLLSLPKQGLPSSLRLLTVTDCEKLNPIHQWRLHKLPSLDVFTIGGFPGLKSFSKDYPLPHTLTSLSIQRFPDLESISEVLENLTSLENLSIRECDKLQSLPETGLPATISTLTIRNCLLLEPRCEKDKGEDWSKIKNIPFVSSR; translated from the exons ATGCTGAGGAGAAGCAAGTCCGGGACTCAAATGTCAAAGCTTGGCTCGAGGACGTCAGAGTTGCAGCTTATGATGCCGAGGACATATTGGGTGGCATCGCCAATGATGCTCTCGAATCACAAAACAGCAAACATGAG GGAACGTGTAGAGTCGAAAATGATAAAGATTATAGATGTATTGGAAGAGATTGCAAAGCAGAAAGATGTTCTTCGTTTGAGAGAAGATTCTGGCGGTATAGAATCAGGTTTTGACGGATTGCCCACGACTCCAATGTTGGGTGATAAATCTCATGTTTATGGTAGAGAATCTGATAAGAAGGAGATAATTGCTTTGCTGAAATCGGGTAAAAATGATCGTGAGGTTTCTATAATTCCAATTGTAGGCATGGGAGGCATTGGGAAGACTACTCTTGCTCAGCTTGTGTATAATGATGCCAAAGTGAGTAGCTATTTTAATTTGAGAGCCTGGGCTTGTGTCTCTGATGTATTTGATGTGCAAAGGATAACAAAAACACTAGTTGATTCCGCCACAAAATCAAGTTGTAGCACAAACAATTTGGAGTTACTTCAAGAACAGCTGAAAATACGGttgaagaacaagaaatttctttttgttctggATGATGTCTGGAACGACAAGTATGAAAGCTGGGATAAGTTAAGAGTCCCCTTCACAGTTGGTGCACCAGGGAGTAAAATCATAATCACGACACGAAACAAAACAGTTGCATCACTTATGGGGACTGTTCCTACTTACTGTTTGGAGGGGCTTTCGGACAGTGATTGTTGGTTATTATTCGAACAAATTGTGTTTCAGAACAGGAATTTAGATGCCTATCCAAAGTTGAAAGTGATTGGCAAGAAAATAGCAGATAAGTGTAAAGGGTTGCCTTTAGCTGCAAAGGCACTAGGAGGTCTCCTGCGTGCTGAACCGGAACTAGATGAGAATTACTGGAATGATATCTTGAATAGCAAACTTTGGAAACTGGCAGACAGCACTATTCTTCCAGCTCTAAGATTAAGCTACCATCACCTCCCTGGGCATTTGAAGCGCTGCTTTGCTTATTGCTCGATGTTTCCTAAGGACTATGAATATGAGAGAGAGATGTTAATCTTGTTATGGATGGCAGAGGGTTTTGTGCCAGAGCCAGAAGGAAATCAACGGATCGAAGATGTAGCTGGAAGATATGTTTCAGATTTTTTATCAAGGTCCTTCTTCCAACACACCAGTGACAAGTCACGACTGGTAATGCATGACCTCATACATGATCTTGCACAATCTGTTTCTGGCAAAACATTTGTTAGGTTGGAGGAAAATTCAGAGAACCATAAAAAGTCTACAAAGGCTCGGCACTTGTCATATACCCGTGGATCTAAAGATGTATTTCAAAAATTTGAGGCATTCAGTGAGGTGGATTGTTTACGAACCTTTCTACCACTAGACCCGTTGCAAGGATTCAATGTGAGTGGCTTATCTGACAAGGTTCCTTGTGATATGATGCCAAAATTAAGACTCCTGCGGGTGCTATCCTTTAGTGGTTATCTCATAGAAAAGTTGCCAGATTCAATTGGCAACTTGAAGCATCTGCGATACCTCAATCTTTCTTATTGTCAAATAGAAGAGCTACCTGAGCCAACAAGCAGTCTATACAATCTGCAGACATTAATTTTATTCAGATGTCGATCGCTTACCATGCTGCCTGCAGACATAGGAAACCTAAGGAATTTACGGCATCTCAATATTCAGGGAACTAGGCTGAAAAGCATGCCTTTGGGAATGGGAAGATTGGTTAACCTTCAAATACTGTCAGATTTTATTGTGGGGAAAGCCATGGGAAAAGGGATTGCAGAATTGAAGGACTTGTCACATCTTCGAGGCTCAGTTTCTATTTTGTGTTTGCATGATGTCAGCAGTGTTAGGGATGCAATTGAGGCCAGATTAGAGGTTAAGAAGCACCTTGATGATTTAGTTTTGGAATGGAGCAGCAGTACTGATGGTTCGCGAAATGAAGAGATCGAGACGGAGGTACTTGATGCACTGCAGCCTCATGAAAACCTGAAGAAACTCACCATTAAGTATTATGGAGGTACAGAATTTCCATATTGGATGGGGAATCCTTTGTTCACTAACATGGCGTACTTGCATCTCTATGGTTGCATAAAATGCACATCTTTACCACCCCTTGGCCAGCTACCTTCTCTTAAAGATCTCATAATTGAAGCAATGCATGGAATACAGCGTGTAGGAATGGATTTTTTTGGGGATGATGATGGTTCCACAATTTTTTTCCCCTCTTTAGAGACTTTGAAATTTGAGGACATGAAAGAATGGGAGAAATGGTCATCTTCAGAAGATGAAAGGCTTAAAGGATTTCCCAGCCTTCGGGAGCTTTCCATATTTAGATGTCCCAAGTTAACAAAGTTTACACGTGGATTTGCTTCTCTAGAAAAGCTGCTCATCAAGAACTGCGGAGCAATAACTACCTTCTCACAGAATCCTGCACTTGGGAATTTGGAACCTGTAGAATTCCCTAGCCTGAATTTGGAACCTGTAGAATTCCCTAGCCTGCAACTGCTTGTTCTTGTTGGTTGCAGTGAGCTTGAAAACCTTCCTTTTTCCCTCCCTTTGTTGAAAATGCTTGACATAGAGGGTTGTAAAAAATTGGCTGCACTTCCGAGGATGGTGGAACTTAGTACATTGTACCTGATCGATTCAAATGCTGAATTACTTGGATCCAAGATGGAATTTAGCTCGCTGACCTCTTTGCACCTAACTGATATTCCAGATGTGAAGCATCTACCTGAAGGCTTTATCCAACAGTCTGCAAAACTTGAAAAATTGAGTCTTACAAGCTTTCCTGACCTTGAATATTTGGCAGATGACCGAGTTGGACTAGCACACCTTGTATCCCTTCAACGCTTGACAATATCCCATTGTCCTAAGTTTGTTGCTTTGCCTGATGAGCTCCCACCTGTACTTAAATATTTGGATTTGAAACATTGTCCTAGCCTGATGAAGCTGCCTGGTAAACTTCACAACCTTGAGTGTCTTGCAGAGCTGCAGATTGAATGGTGTTCAAAGATTGAAGCATTTCCAGATGTGGGGTTGCCTGACAAACTGAAGCGTCTTGTAATCCGCGAATGTGGTGCTCTGAAGACCCTTCCTCAGGAGCTTCTCTGCAATAACAATTTTCTCGAGTATTTAGAAGTTCATAAATGTCCTTCTCTTGTGTCAGTTCTTGAAGAAGGAAACTTGCCATCAACTCTAACACATATGAAATTTTACTATTGCAAAATTCTGGGATCACTGCCTGAGGGTTTGATGCACAAAGACAATATGACTCTAAAGTACTTGGAGATAGACAACTGTTCCTCTCTCATGTCCTTTCCAAATGGTGAGTTACCAACAAGCCTTGAGCGTCTTGAGATTAGTGATTGCTCTAATTTCCAGACATTGCCATTGAGCCTTCTCAACCTCACGAATCTTGAGACCTTGGAAGTAAAGAGCTGCCCCCTTCTTCAGGACTTTCCAGAGGGTGGATTGCCACCCAACATAAAGTTTGTCACAATTTCCGAATGTAAGAATCTCAAGTCTCTACCTAAATTCTTTCATAAACTCAAATGTCTTCAGAACTTGGAGATTTCTGGCTGTCCTAGTCTCCTGTCCTTGCCAAAGCAGGGTCTGCCCAGCAGCTTAAGACTACTTACAGTTACTGATTGTGAAAAGCTTAATCCCATTCATCAGTGGAGACTTCACAAACTACCCTCTCTAGATGTTTTCACCATTGGTGGATTTCCTGGCCTGAAGTCCTTTTCAAAAGATTATCCTCTTCCTCACACTTTAACCTCTTTAAGCATTCAAAGATTCCCAGATCTTGAATCCATATCGGAGGTGCTTGAGAATCTCACCTCACTTGAAAACCTGAGTATCAGGGAGTGTGATAAGCTCCAATCTTTGCCAGAGACGGGGCTACCAGCGACAATTTCTACCTTGACAATTCGGAATTGTTTGCTTCTAGAACCTCGATGTGAAAAGGACAAAGGAGAAGATTGGTCCAAGATCAAAAACATCCCCTTCGTGAGTTCACGCTAA
- the LOC112182373 gene encoding basic leucine zipper 24 isoform X1, which translates to MDDGELETLDHDVFPKPNSFGNFQTSTSVDTFRTCLHTHTCNQPGPDAAHTHTCYHTHTQVLPSEENDGAKSKEHSVLKPRRRRPSGNREAVRKYREKKKAHTAYLEQEVKKLQVLNQQLVRKLQGKASLEAEFLRLRNLLLDFRGKVDSELGAFPFQKQSYKTGAVFKEGDCELQSTVGETGLRCQTDLPCHCPPGVGLSLQARTDANGETMVSFGGNCQPPVIDCRENPNGMASAEVENPHIAETLASSTTQDK; encoded by the coding sequence atggatgATGGTGAGTTGGAGACTTTAGACCATGATGTATTTCCAAAACCCAATTCCTTTGGTAATTTCCAAACTTCAACTTCTGTAGATACATTTCGGACATGCCTTCACACTCACACATGCAACCAACCTGGCCCTGATGCTGCACATACACACACTTGCTATCACACACACACCCAAGTTCTTCCGTCGGAGGAAAATGATGGTGCTAAGAGTAAAGAGCATTCAGTATTGAAACCAAGAAGAAGGAGACCTTCAGGAAATAGAGAAGCAGTTAGGAAGTacagagaaaaaaagaaggcaCACACAGCTTATTTAGAACAGGAAGTCAAGAAATTGCAAGTGTTGAACCAGCAACTTGTTAGGAAACTACAGGGGAAGGCAAGTCTTGAAGCAGAGTTTTTAAGGCTTAGAAACCTTTTGCTGGACTTTAGAGGAAAAGTTGATAGTGAGTTGGGTGCTTTTCCATTCCAAAAACAGAGTTATAAAACTGGTGCTGTTTTCAAGGAAGGAGATTGTGAACTGCAATCTACTGTTGGGGAAACTGGCCTTCGTTGTCAAACTGATTTACCATGCCACTGTCCACCTGGTGTTGGATTATCGTTGCAGGCCAGAACTGATGCGAATGGGGAAACAATGGTGTCATTTGGAGGAAATTGTCAGCCCCCGGTAATTGATTGCCGAGAAAATCCAAATGGGATGGCAAGTGCTGAAGTAGAAAATCCGCACATAGCAGAAACCTTGGCATCATCAACAACCCAAGATAAGTAG
- the LOC112182373 gene encoding basic leucine zipper 19 isoform X2, giving the protein MDDDTFRTCLHTHTCNQPGPDAAHTHTCYHTHTQVLPSEENDGAKSKEHSVLKPRRRRPSGNREAVRKYREKKKAHTAYLEQEVKKLQVLNQQLVRKLQGKASLEAEFLRLRNLLLDFRGKVDSELGAFPFQKQSYKTGAVFKEGDCELQSTVGETGLRCQTDLPCHCPPGVGLSLQARTDANGETMVSFGGNCQPPVIDCRENPNGMASAEVENPHIAETLASSTTQDK; this is encoded by the exons atggatgATG ATACATTTCGGACATGCCTTCACACTCACACATGCAACCAACCTGGCCCTGATGCTGCACATACACACACTTGCTATCACACACACACCCAAGTTCTTCCGTCGGAGGAAAATGATGGTGCTAAGAGTAAAGAGCATTCAGTATTGAAACCAAGAAGAAGGAGACCTTCAGGAAATAGAGAAGCAGTTAGGAAGTacagagaaaaaaagaaggcaCACACAGCTTATTTAGAACAGGAAGTCAAGAAATTGCAAGTGTTGAACCAGCAACTTGTTAGGAAACTACAGGGGAAGGCAAGTCTTGAAGCAGAGTTTTTAAGGCTTAGAAACCTTTTGCTGGACTTTAGAGGAAAAGTTGATAGTGAGTTGGGTGCTTTTCCATTCCAAAAACAGAGTTATAAAACTGGTGCTGTTTTCAAGGAAGGAGATTGTGAACTGCAATCTACTGTTGGGGAAACTGGCCTTCGTTGTCAAACTGATTTACCATGCCACTGTCCACCTGGTGTTGGATTATCGTTGCAGGCCAGAACTGATGCGAATGGGGAAACAATGGTGTCATTTGGAGGAAATTGTCAGCCCCCGGTAATTGATTGCCGAGAAAATCCAAATGGGATGGCAAGTGCTGAAGTAGAAAATCCGCACATAGCAGAAACCTTGGCATCATCAACAACCCAAGATAAGTAG
- the LOC112180892 gene encoding putative disease resistance RPP13-like protein 1 isoform X1 has translation MPFRRALESASVSILLNKLATQDVIDFFLKWKIDDSLREKLKRNLLVIHAVLNHAEEKQVRDSNVKAWLEDVRVAAYDAEDILGGIANDALESQNSKHEVWNSKIKEGIDFKMKDIANTLNPFRERVESKMIKIIDVLEEIAKQKDVLRLREDSGGIESGFDGLPTTPMLGDKSHVYGRESDKKEIIALLKSGKNDREVSIIPIVGMGGIGKTTLAQLVYNDAKVSSYFNLRAWACVSDVFDVQRITKTLVDSATKSSCSTNNLELLQEQLKIRLKNKKFLFVLDDVWNDKYESWDKLRVPFTVGAPGSKIIITTRNKTVASLMGTVPTYCLEGLSDSDCWLLFEQIVFQNRNLDAYPKLKVIGKKIADKCKGLPLAAKALGGLLRAEPELDENYWNDILNSKLWKLADSTILPALRLSYHHLPGHLKRCFAYCSMFPKDYEYEREMLILLWMAEGFVPEPEGNQRIEDVAGRYVSDFLSRSFFQHTSDKSRLVMHDLIHDLAQSVSGKTFVRLEENSENHKKSTKARHLSYTRGSKDVFQKFEAFSEVDCLRTFLPLDPLQGFNVSGLSDKVPCDMMPKLRLLRVLSFSGYLIEKLPDSIGNLKHLRYLNLSYCQIEELPEPTSSLYNLQTLILFRCRSLTMLPADIGNLRNLRHLNIQGTRLKSMPLGMGRLVNLQILSDFIVGKAMGKGIAELKDLSHLRGSVSILCLHDVSSVRDAIEARLEVKKHLDDLVLEWSSSTDGSRNEEIETEVLDALQPHENLKKLTIKYYGGTEFPYWMGNPLFTNMAYLHLYGCIKCTSLPPLGQLPSLKDLIIEAMHGIQRVGMDFFGDDDGSTIFFPSLETLKFEDMKEWEKWSSSEDERLKGFPSLRELSIFRCPKLTKFTRGFASLEKLLIKNCGAITTFSQNPALGNLEPVEFPSLNLEPVEFPSLQLLVLVGCSELENLPFSLPLLKMLDIEGCKKLAALPRMVELSTLYLIDSNAELLGSKMEFSSLTSLHLTDIPDVKHLPEGFIQQSAKLEKLSLTSFPDLEYLADDRVGLAHLVSLQRLTISHCPKFVALPDELPPVLKYLDLKHCPSLMKLPGKLHNLECLAELQIEWCSKIEAFPDVGLPDKLKRLVIRECGALKTLPQELLCNNNFLEYLEVHKCPSLVSVLEEGNLPSTLTHMKFYYCKILGSLPEGLMHKDNMTLKYLEIDNCSSLMSFPNGELPTSLERLEISDCSNFQTLPLSLLNLTNLETLEVKSCPLLQDFPEGGLPPNIKFVTISECKNLKSLPKFFHKLKCLQNLEISGCPSLLSLPKQGLPSSLRLLTVTDCEKLNPIHQWRLHKLPSLDVFTIGGFPGLKSFSKDYPLPHTLTSLSIQRFPDLESISEVLENLTSLENLSIRECDKLQSLPETGLPATISTLTIRNCLLLEPRCEKDKGEDWSKIKNIPFVSSR, from the coding sequence ATGCCTTTTCGTCGAGCACTTGAATCTGCTTCTGTAAGCATCCTCCTTAACAAGTTGGCCACTCAAGATGTCATAGATTTCTTCCTCAAGTGGAAAATCGATGATTCCCTGCGAGAAAAGCTCAAGAGAAACCTGCTTGTCATTCATGCGGTTCTCAATCATGCTGAGGAGAAGCAAGTCCGGGACTCAAATGTCAAAGCTTGGCTCGAGGACGTCAGAGTTGCAGCTTATGATGCCGAGGACATATTGGGTGGCATCGCCAATGATGCTCTCGAATCACAAAACAGCAAACATGAGGTATGGAATTCTAAGATCAAAGAAGGGATAGACTTTAAGATGAAAGACATTGCTAATACTCTTAATCCCTTTAGGGAACGTGTAGAGTCGAAAATGATAAAGATTATAGATGTATTGGAAGAGATTGCAAAGCAGAAAGATGTTCTTCGTTTGAGAGAAGATTCTGGCGGTATAGAATCAGGTTTTGACGGATTGCCCACGACTCCAATGTTGGGTGATAAATCTCATGTTTATGGTAGAGAATCTGATAAGAAGGAGATAATTGCTTTGCTGAAATCGGGTAAAAATGATCGTGAGGTTTCTATAATTCCAATTGTAGGCATGGGAGGCATTGGGAAGACTACTCTTGCTCAGCTTGTGTATAATGATGCCAAAGTGAGTAGCTATTTTAATTTGAGAGCCTGGGCTTGTGTCTCTGATGTATTTGATGTGCAAAGGATAACAAAAACACTAGTTGATTCCGCCACAAAATCAAGTTGTAGCACAAACAATTTGGAGTTACTTCAAGAACAGCTGAAAATACGGttgaagaacaagaaatttctttttgttctggATGATGTCTGGAACGACAAGTATGAAAGCTGGGATAAGTTAAGAGTCCCCTTCACAGTTGGTGCACCAGGGAGTAAAATCATAATCACGACACGAAACAAAACAGTTGCATCACTTATGGGGACTGTTCCTACTTACTGTTTGGAGGGGCTTTCGGACAGTGATTGTTGGTTATTATTCGAACAAATTGTGTTTCAGAACAGGAATTTAGATGCCTATCCAAAGTTGAAAGTGATTGGCAAGAAAATAGCAGATAAGTGTAAAGGGTTGCCTTTAGCTGCAAAGGCACTAGGAGGTCTCCTGCGTGCTGAACCGGAACTAGATGAGAATTACTGGAATGATATCTTGAATAGCAAACTTTGGAAACTGGCAGACAGCACTATTCTTCCAGCTCTAAGATTAAGCTACCATCACCTCCCTGGGCATTTGAAGCGCTGCTTTGCTTATTGCTCGATGTTTCCTAAGGACTATGAATATGAGAGAGAGATGTTAATCTTGTTATGGATGGCAGAGGGTTTTGTGCCAGAGCCAGAAGGAAATCAACGGATCGAAGATGTAGCTGGAAGATATGTTTCAGATTTTTTATCAAGGTCCTTCTTCCAACACACCAGTGACAAGTCACGACTGGTAATGCATGACCTCATACATGATCTTGCACAATCTGTTTCTGGCAAAACATTTGTTAGGTTGGAGGAAAATTCAGAGAACCATAAAAAGTCTACAAAGGCTCGGCACTTGTCATATACCCGTGGATCTAAAGATGTATTTCAAAAATTTGAGGCATTCAGTGAGGTGGATTGTTTACGAACCTTTCTACCACTAGACCCGTTGCAAGGATTCAATGTGAGTGGCTTATCTGACAAGGTTCCTTGTGATATGATGCCAAAATTAAGACTCCTGCGGGTGCTATCCTTTAGTGGTTATCTCATAGAAAAGTTGCCAGATTCAATTGGCAACTTGAAGCATCTGCGATACCTCAATCTTTCTTATTGTCAAATAGAAGAGCTACCTGAGCCAACAAGCAGTCTATACAATCTGCAGACATTAATTTTATTCAGATGTCGATCGCTTACCATGCTGCCTGCAGACATAGGAAACCTAAGGAATTTACGGCATCTCAATATTCAGGGAACTAGGCTGAAAAGCATGCCTTTGGGAATGGGAAGATTGGTTAACCTTCAAATACTGTCAGATTTTATTGTGGGGAAAGCCATGGGAAAAGGGATTGCAGAATTGAAGGACTTGTCACATCTTCGAGGCTCAGTTTCTATTTTGTGTTTGCATGATGTCAGCAGTGTTAGGGATGCAATTGAGGCCAGATTAGAGGTTAAGAAGCACCTTGATGATTTAGTTTTGGAATGGAGCAGCAGTACTGATGGTTCGCGAAATGAAGAGATCGAGACGGAGGTACTTGATGCACTGCAGCCTCATGAAAACCTGAAGAAACTCACCATTAAGTATTATGGAGGTACAGAATTTCCATATTGGATGGGGAATCCTTTGTTCACTAACATGGCGTACTTGCATCTCTATGGTTGCATAAAATGCACATCTTTACCACCCCTTGGCCAGCTACCTTCTCTTAAAGATCTCATAATTGAAGCAATGCATGGAATACAGCGTGTAGGAATGGATTTTTTTGGGGATGATGATGGTTCCACAATTTTTTTCCCCTCTTTAGAGACTTTGAAATTTGAGGACATGAAAGAATGGGAGAAATGGTCATCTTCAGAAGATGAAAGGCTTAAAGGATTTCCCAGCCTTCGGGAGCTTTCCATATTTAGATGTCCCAAGTTAACAAAGTTTACACGTGGATTTGCTTCTCTAGAAAAGCTGCTCATCAAGAACTGCGGAGCAATAACTACCTTCTCACAGAATCCTGCACTTGGGAATTTGGAACCTGTAGAATTCCCTAGCCTGAATTTGGAACCTGTAGAATTCCCTAGCCTGCAACTGCTTGTTCTTGTTGGTTGCAGTGAGCTTGAAAACCTTCCTTTTTCCCTCCCTTTGTTGAAAATGCTTGACATAGAGGGTTGTAAAAAATTGGCTGCACTTCCGAGGATGGTGGAACTTAGTACATTGTACCTGATCGATTCAAATGCTGAATTACTTGGATCCAAGATGGAATTTAGCTCGCTGACCTCTTTGCACCTAACTGATATTCCAGATGTGAAGCATCTACCTGAAGGCTTTATCCAACAGTCTGCAAAACTTGAAAAATTGAGTCTTACAAGCTTTCCTGACCTTGAATATTTGGCAGATGACCGAGTTGGACTAGCACACCTTGTATCCCTTCAACGCTTGACAATATCCCATTGTCCTAAGTTTGTTGCTTTGCCTGATGAGCTCCCACCTGTACTTAAATATTTGGATTTGAAACATTGTCCTAGCCTGATGAAGCTGCCTGGTAAACTTCACAACCTTGAGTGTCTTGCAGAGCTGCAGATTGAATGGTGTTCAAAGATTGAAGCATTTCCAGATGTGGGGTTGCCTGACAAACTGAAGCGTCTTGTAATCCGCGAATGTGGTGCTCTGAAGACCCTTCCTCAGGAGCTTCTCTGCAATAACAATTTTCTCGAGTATTTAGAAGTTCATAAATGTCCTTCTCTTGTGTCAGTTCTTGAAGAAGGAAACTTGCCATCAACTCTAACACATATGAAATTTTACTATTGCAAAATTCTGGGATCACTGCCTGAGGGTTTGATGCACAAAGACAATATGACTCTAAAGTACTTGGAGATAGACAACTGTTCCTCTCTCATGTCCTTTCCAAATGGTGAGTTACCAACAAGCCTTGAGCGTCTTGAGATTAGTGATTGCTCTAATTTCCAGACATTGCCATTGAGCCTTCTCAACCTCACGAATCTTGAGACCTTGGAAGTAAAGAGCTGCCCCCTTCTTCAGGACTTTCCAGAGGGTGGATTGCCACCCAACATAAAGTTTGTCACAATTTCCGAATGTAAGAATCTCAAGTCTCTACCTAAATTCTTTCATAAACTCAAATGTCTTCAGAACTTGGAGATTTCTGGCTGTCCTAGTCTCCTGTCCTTGCCAAAGCAGGGTCTGCCCAGCAGCTTAAGACTACTTACAGTTACTGATTGTGAAAAGCTTAATCCCATTCATCAGTGGAGACTTCACAAACTACCCTCTCTAGATGTTTTCACCATTGGTGGATTTCCTGGCCTGAAGTCCTTTTCAAAAGATTATCCTCTTCCTCACACTTTAACCTCTTTAAGCATTCAAAGATTCCCAGATCTTGAATCCATATCGGAGGTGCTTGAGAATCTCACCTCACTTGAAAACCTGAGTATCAGGGAGTGTGATAAGCTCCAATCTTTGCCAGAGACGGGGCTACCAGCGACAATTTCTACCTTGACAATTCGGAATTGTTTGCTTCTAGAACCTCGATGTGAAAAGGACAAAGGAGAAGATTGGTCCAAGATCAAAAACATCCCCTTCGTGAGTTCACGCTAA